In the Gymnogyps californianus isolate 813 chromosome 3, ASM1813914v2, whole genome shotgun sequence genome, one interval contains:
- the SMIM28 gene encoding LOW QUALITY PROTEIN: small integral membrane protein 28 (The sequence of the model RefSeq protein was modified relative to this genomic sequence to represent the inferred CDS: inserted 1 base in 1 codon) codes for MRWLLGSSWRKFGHADRGNYDWLNSEPGGPLLETELQSRQQTSSTKDDIEPFLCIILPATMMLFLAFLLLFLYRRCQRPTPQGQIFSIDLPEALPEHDVSXFLSVLPWNSEQSFHYSTLLPDATFLTVCLPPSYEEATMKTSMDEAHIELSPGPVPPYEESTLQSSSAK; via the exons ATGAGGTGGCTCttgggcagcagctggagaaaattTGGACACGCTGACAGGGGAAACTATGACTGGCTAAACAGCGAACCGGGTGGGCCGCTTCTGGAAACAGAGCTTCAG AGCAGACAACAGACAAGTTCAACCAAAGACGACATAGAACCATTTCTGTGCATCATATTGCCTGCCACCATGATGCTCTTCCTGgcattcctgctgctcttcctgtACCGCCGTTGCCAGCGCCCCACTCCGCAGGGGCAGATCTTCAGCATTGACCTCCCCGAGGCCCTGCCCGAGCACGACGTGT AATTTCTTTCCGTGCTGCCCTGGAACAGCGAACAGAGTTTCCACTACTCCACTCTGCTCCCTGATGCCACATTCCTCACTGTGTGTTTGCCTCCATCCTATGAGGAGGCCACCATGAAGACTTCCATGGACGAGGCTCACATTGAGCTCTCTCCAGGTCCAGTGCCTCCTTACGAAGAGAGCACGCTGCAGTCCAGCAGTGCCAAATAA